A single genomic interval of Hymenobacter sp. GOD-10R harbors:
- a CDS encoding mechanosensitive ion channel family protein: MGLSLWHYLPNLVTIVVIVTVFRYLLRGVFFLKEEIRLGRLTIEGFYPDWANPTYQIVRVMVFAFLLVVIFPYLPGSDSPIFKGVSVFLGFLFTFGSAGSLSNIVAGLVLTYMRAYKLGDRVKIGDVTGDIIEKNLLVTRIRTIKNEEITIPNSSIMSSYTTNFTSAAPTLGLVLHTTVTIGYDVPWAQVHQLLIAAALGAEGILPDPQPFVLQTSLDDYYVSYQLNAYTREASRQAVLYSRIHQNIQDQFNEAGVEIMSPHYRAQRDGNQTTIPADYLPKDYVAPKFRVDGGGS; encoded by the coding sequence ATGGGGCTGTCGCTGTGGCACTACCTGCCCAATCTGGTTACCATCGTGGTCATTGTCACGGTGTTCCGCTACCTGCTGCGGGGCGTGTTTTTCCTGAAGGAGGAAATTCGACTGGGTCGCCTCACCATCGAGGGCTTCTACCCCGACTGGGCCAACCCCACTTACCAGATTGTGCGGGTCATGGTCTTCGCCTTTTTGCTGGTCGTGATTTTTCCGTATTTGCCGGGCTCTGACTCGCCCATTTTTAAGGGCGTGTCGGTGTTTCTGGGCTTCCTGTTCACCTTCGGCTCGGCGGGCTCGTTGTCTAATATCGTGGCCGGGCTGGTGCTCACCTACATGCGCGCCTACAAGCTGGGCGATAGGGTAAAAATCGGCGACGTGACGGGCGACATCATCGAGAAAAACCTGCTTGTGACCCGCATCCGCACCATCAAAAACGAGGAAATCACCATCCCCAATTCCTCGATTATGAGCAGCTACACCACCAACTTCACCAGCGCCGCGCCCACCCTAGGGCTGGTGCTGCACACCACCGTCACTATCGGCTACGACGTGCCCTGGGCGCAGGTGCACCAGCTGCTCATCGCGGCGGCCCTGGGGGCCGAGGGCATCCTGCCCGACCCCCAGCCCTTCGTGCTCCAAACTAGCCTCGACGACTACTACGTCAGCTACCAGCTCAATGCCTACACTCGCGAGGCCAGCCGCCAAGCCGTGCTCTACTCGCGCATCCACCAAAACATTCAGGACCAGTTCAATGAGGCTGGCGTCGAAATCATGTCGCCCCACTACCGCGCCCAGCGCGACGG